A genomic region of uncultured Roseibium sp. contains the following coding sequences:
- the nuoI gene encoding NADH-quinone oxidoreductase subunit NuoI: MGLNQAAKSLFLQEFVSAFFLAMRYFFKPKPTVNYPFEKGPVSPRFRGEHALRRYPNGEERCIACKLCEAICPAQAITIEAGPRRNDGTRRTTRYDIDMVKCIYCGFCQEACPVDAIVEGPNFEFATETREELYYDKEKLLANGDRWEREIARNIEMDAPYR; the protein is encoded by the coding sequence ATGGGACTGAACCAGGCCGCCAAATCGCTGTTTCTGCAGGAGTTCGTGTCGGCGTTCTTTTTGGCGATGCGGTACTTCTTCAAACCGAAGCCGACCGTAAACTACCCGTTCGAGAAGGGGCCTGTCAGCCCGCGCTTCCGGGGTGAGCATGCGTTGCGCCGGTACCCGAACGGGGAAGAGCGCTGCATCGCGTGCAAGCTGTGCGAGGCGATCTGCCCCGCGCAGGCGATAACGATCGAGGCAGGTCCGCGCCGCAATGACGGAACGCGGCGGACAACCCGCTACGACATCGACATGGTCAAGTGCATCTATTGCGGCTTCTGCCAGGAAGCCTGTCCGGTGGATGCAATTGTCGAGGGGCCGAATTTCGAGTTCGCCACGGAAACCCGCGAAGAGCTTTACTACGACAAGGAAAAGCTGCTCGCCAACGGGGACCGCTGGGAACGCGAAATCGCGCGCAACATTGAAATGGATGCTCCTTACCGTTAG